A segment of the Ipomoea triloba cultivar NCNSP0323 chromosome 1, ASM357664v1 genome:
AGCTCCAAATCCTCCAATTCCCGTTCACAATTCATATGGTTAAGTGGGGTTTCTCAAAGCTAAAGATGAGTTTAAGCAGGAATGATGCTTATATCTTACAGTGTATATCAGTACCAGAACTAATCTtcttattttcacaattttagcTCTATAATCCCTTACTGTTTTGGCTCACCACTGTTTGGTGTATTGGGTTCAATTTAACGCATGAATCAATTGTGGAATACAGAAATTAAACTGCCAAAACACCGCGATGACGGTTTCTTTTGAGGGGTCCGTACAATGTGGAAAGAGAAGAAATAAACGTAAACGTAAAAGTAAATGAATTACCTGTGTGTCTTACACGTGTGCATAGACCGTTAAAAATGCGCCTGAAATTACGCCCACAGCCCATTCTTGCGCTATAACGCGCCACCAACTCGTCGGAATCTTCCAAGATCTTGCCTTTGCTTCATCATATCCCTTCCGCCTGCCGCTACCAATCAATCTGGGTCACCGACATCAAGTTTACAGCGTGTACTGTTGAGAAGGGCAAATTATTCTTGACCCGGATCCACCGTGATATAAATCcgatctaaaaataaataatttatatactgttcacaattttatatattaaatattcacaatttacatattaaatgagACGGTGGCATAACTGTCGGTTGAGCAGATACCCACCATCTGTTGAAAATGataagtttgttttttttttatactactaactctattacaatgcagtatctgttcataactactttctcaacctattgaagcacaagagtcagtattgactccactgaggctcgaactcaccacCTCTTATATAAAAggaagagtttgatgccactggaccacaaggtccttagcAAAAATATGCTGCTGGAGATCTATAATAAAAGCTCAAGCTGTCTCTACCAACATAACGACGCCAAGCTGGAAGAATCTTTCTagacaaattttaaattctatCATCTTTATCTACATAGGGTAtactataaaaagaaaaacaaagagaaaGAATGCATCAGGACAACTCTCAGCTGAATTGTTCAACAAGTTAATCagaaagttttaaatttgatacACCATAAGAATTTATCTCCGTGTGACATTTGTTGATTAGGATCACTGGGAGGGCAAAGGtagataaaatgataaataggGGTATCTAAGAGATGAAATTAACCCAGATTGGGCCATTATTGACAACCGAATCTGATTACAACCATAATTGACTCCAATTTTACATACACCCGTTAATCATGAAACTCATCTTATACTGGAAATTGTTTTTGCATGACTTGTACAAAACATGAAGATACTTATGAAGTACATAATTGTGCAGGAAGCCACTGCAACAACTTCATTTGGTAGTAAGAAAGTCCAGCTGACTGAAATATCAGTTGATGGACCATATTTGAGCACCATGGATTCCTAATGTAATTGGGAGTGCTCGGCTTTCCTCTGGAAAAGAAGTGACCCTAACAAAACAGCAATTCCTGTTATTGCGATGGTAAACAAAAGGCGCCTCTTTGAAAACTCATTTGGATGCCTTCTTGGAATATCAGGTTCTCTTTCTACTGCCCTTGTGTTCCTGAAGAATTTCAAAACAATACCAAGAAGAAGGAAAGGAGGGATGAAGTGAATCCTAGTGTAAAAGAAATGAAGCATTGGTGTCACCTGGGGAGCAATgtccaaaaaatagaagaataaAGCCCAAAATCTCTAAAGCTAATATCCTACTCAAGAGTAAATGTATAAGCATAAGTGATCAATGTAAGGCGTTTTTGACTTATGTTTGGTCCTCTGCTTCAACAGTATATGAGGTGATCCCTTCAACTCAATTCGATTTTGAGAAACAGCTTTGTGAATTGTAAAGGCAAAATGTGGTCACATTAAGGGAGTTGCAATCATAAGATCTGCCTTTTTTCCTAGAAAGAGACAAATGAGGATGTATATAGTTGAGAATGCATTACCTGGAAGATTCTGCAACATTATCTGCTATTCCATTGCATCTGCTCTCATGAGCATTCCTTTCGCATAGTCTGATGTATCTACTACAGAGATGACAAAGCTCTGTACGGTTCCCACATACTTCCtgaaattttgaaaacaggaaaatCAGATCATAAGTAGATGCTAAAGACCATCCACAATGGGGATTACCTGATGCTTAAACAAATCGATTGCAGGTAAAGGAAACTCGCAGTACTCGCAAGTAACAATTCTTTTTGGGCAATTTTCCCCTTTATGAACATCTAAAACTTCACGTTCCATTGTCTCGCTGCACAAGGAGCAAGAAACCTGCACCAAGACAAATAGTGAccttattaataatattaaataggTTGAACTTTGGCTGATTAGCATCTTTTTAGTCAGCAACAGAGGAATATATACTGGCAAAGGATACTTCAGAACAAAGTAGTTTTGGTAAGGTGTCATTTCCATTATAGAAAGACATCAAGACAGGGACTGGAAAGTTTCAAagaatgatatttttttatttgttataatgttatatttagtttagaataatttaattttattatattcaaatgTATATGCCTGGGAAAAGAATAGATATAATCTTAAAAATGACTCCACTTAAGatgatatatacatttatttaaattataatgatGGATATATAGAAGGTAACAGGATGGATTGGAACATTCTGGCACTATGGTGAGCCTCCACCTCCAGTTGGTTTTCACTTTTAGATTGTAGACAGTTCGCGTAACCCCACATAGACATGTTaaggatttatttaaattacctATTTAGATTACCTTGTTAGTTGGATTCCCCACCTCCCATAATTAAAATGGCATTCCAAATTTCATACTTCTAAAGTTAGACTAGGTATATAAAATTTAGTCTCAATGCCTAATGCCCTGCTTCATATCTTAAGTTCCTCTATAGGTGCAACTATCCACAAATGGGAAAGAGCATAAGCAAGTAAGTTTTTATTAGCAGTAATTTATAATCCTTTGGCAATATTACAATGAGTTAACTGGATTTAATTTATTAGTCATTTGAAGCTAAGCAATCATCAACTACCATCATTGGAGAAATTTGCTATGCCTCTTATCCTTATGCAACTTTGATTTTAAGCCCAGGAAACTTGACCCCCCTTCTGACTTCTGAGTGCCCAGGGCTATACCACAATTCAAAAACCAAAACCCAAACATTTTGACAGTCAGTAAACATGCTATTCTACAAGGGTATACCTGTAGTCATCTCAGATTAGTATCATGATTGAACATTTTGATGTTGATAGTTAGCTTAGAAATTTGCTTAAAGAACTAACAAAAATTGACTCAAGATAAGGGATTAGTTACTAAAAGTAAGATAAAATAATGTGCACTCTGAAAAATACATGACCAAAAATATATAGCTTTCAATAATTCAGAATTCCTTGGtgcaaaaataaaagtatacaCGAAGGGGGGAATATCACTTACTGGAGCATGAGTGGTTAAGAAATGCTCCTCTGCATGTTTTTTAGGAACCATATCACCAcaagttttacatttttctaGATTCCGAGAGCAGTGAGCGAAATGCAAATCAAGGTTTGAAGAGGGAATTGCCCTGTCACTGCACGTATAAAACTCCAAGTTAAGGAAATAGAGTTTTTGCGGCAAATGAGAGTGAACATGATGAACTGACCAACATAAGAAGCTAATACAGTAATAGGAAACTAAAAAACATGTGCACAAATGTAACCTTCAACTACTAATGAGAAAACACCATTACTCAACCAGTATACTAATCTActatccaacaatcaaattgaTTTACATGGATGCAGTTGTCATAGTGCACTATCTGGCTTGAAAAGAAATAATCCTTTAGTCACCAGCAAAGAAGTTGAGTTCTTCAGGAACAATGTCAAGGACACTACAATATCCTAAAtggtcatatatatacatgatacAAGGCAATCCTAGGCTCCCCTCCGACATATGCACATCTAAGGCCCCAGGCCAGGAAGCAACCAAATTTCTTACTATAACACCAAGAAAGATATGCCATAAAGCTATTTACGAAATCAACTATTTGTCTCCAAACACacaacaaaattgtttaaagTAAAAATCATAATTTGTCAGCCAGGAAACACTTTCCATTTATAATTCAAGGAATCCAAAAAGGCAACTCATACTGAGCACCACCAATACTACTCCTCAAGTCCTCCACTTCAGAATAGAAAGCTTGAGAAAACCAATCAAtagtgaattaaaaaaaaaataaaaattcaagtgACATCATTCAATCTAAATCACATACCGGTCATTAGCATGCCACTGCAATGACAAATACATACATTATGCATGAATTTTCAGAGAAGAAACCAATCACGAGAGTAATTACGGAAACTATAACtcctattaattaattaattaattactcttCAATAGCCACGTGAAagcataaagtaaaaaaaaaaaaaatcaatttacaaGTAGAAATAGCACCGAGAAGAAGAAAATTCATAGGAAAACAATACTAACCAGTGGCTGCAGATGCTCGTGGCTTGATCAGAAGCTACAGCAGCCATTATTCGCCtcctcaaaattttcaaaagccTCTGCAATATTGATTATAAAACAATAAACGAAATTTCCTCTAAAATTAAGATATTTTCAGAAGATTATGAACCGATTTCGGAGTTGTGATTGAGTTAATCAATTGCAATtatgattttaatataaagCGAAATGATTAGATTCGAATCGTTGGAATTCTATGTTGGAAACGGTATAAAAAATGACCTCAGATTCTGAGAATTGTTTTCTCTGTTTCGATAAGATCGATCAAACGATCGGGCGATGAAATGAGACGTAGCCTCAAACCCGGATAGAGTACGAACAGAAGAGAGTCCGCATTGACGACGAGAGGGTAGTTTGGTTTATACGGGTAGAAGATGATTGCGGGTTGGTGAATCGTAACTACGCGGATGTTCACGGTCGTGTAATTTACGCGCTATTGTTGAAGAATTGGGCTCTCCTTGTCTTGGGACTATGTTTGCATTGGGCCATCAATTGGTTAGAACATTTATTTGGGCCTACCAATGACGTAATACCAAATTTATTATTTCCGATGGAACAAACAACTTTTGTGTTTATTAGgcattattactttatatttttgtcTTATTTATGTGCACGgggtttaataatttaaattttataatttaattttacattaattaatttagtacAGTATATGTTATGgctatggtttttttttttagtattattgaccaTGTTacatatagtatctgttcatatatactttctcaacctaccaAAGTCCAATAAGTCAATATCGCATCCACTAATGCGAGAATCTATGACCTCCCCTTTAGAATAGTCACTTCATGTAGCTTGACCACAAAGTTTTTGGCTTACTATGATATTCAAGTAGCACAAAGGACCAATACCCTCCCCAAGTCCAAATTCCTTCTCCATGGTCCAAAGCCCACCAAGTCGAAACTCACCTAGCTAGAAGGTCTAATtctctcaaattttatttacaatataataagaCAAAAACGGATGGCACAAGGAAACAAGGACCAATGGTCCAAACACATGTCAATTAGGCAGATAAGCAAAGTATACAAAGCACGAAACTTGTAGAGCTCACAGAGATGTGTGGAGGCATACGACATATGTACAAACTTGTATGCCATCTCACTCTTTCATTCTATTGGTTAAGCGTAAAGCACATACATTctctttataaataaataaatactccttATGCAGATTGACAAGGTAGATCGATGTTGAAAATAATGAGAACATACACAACTCTAGAATTGTGATATTTTCTCTAGAATTTAGCACTAAGTAATACAACTTTAGTTATTGTCTCTATAATTATCCCTTACTGAATTTTTGAGCTTAATCTCTTCCCCTAATCTTGGGCAAACCGAGTTCACAATTCAACAACTAACATAGTTTTGTTTAGTCTCTATGTCTGATGAATACACACATTTAGTTTctagaatttttaacaaaatcttAATGCCAAAGACCAAATCAATTATTAAGAACTTAGGAACTAATTAAATCTACACTACAGTAATAATTGAAAgactaaaaatatcatttttttaaaaacaaaatcttaatgCCAAAGACtctgtggtctagtggcacccggttgcgtCTACATGGGATGGGGTGGGTTCGATgctacattattatttattgtaacCCTCAGGATAGACACAACcagatttcaattttcaatcaaaagTGACCATCCGTTAGAAAATATGATAAATCCTTAAAaactttgggtatggagcaacTTTAAATTTTCAGGTCAGATCTCATCCAAAAGAGGAAATTGTTTTTCATAATGATAATTTGAGATctagtttaattatttttgatttttcaacatttttttttaatatgtaagcACAAAATGCATGTACACTCATgatcattatttaatttgttaatatcAATGTGGGGGATAGATTAAGATTGCGAAGAATCTTTAGCAATGTATGTATGTAGCCGATGTTATCTCCTAGTTTGATTGGTTAGCTTTATCCACTATTCTAAGCTCCCCGCCCTATCATCacgcattaaaaaaaaagtatatatatatatattatatacacgaCACTGCTACCTAAAGGAAATGCACGCTGTTTAATACAGGTTGTGAATGTAGAATGTAGCAGTGTGCTTTTTATCACAATGTTCTTGTCTTGGCAGCAGTGCCCTTTGTATTGGTCTATGGCCTACTTACCTAAAACGAGAATTGAGAAACCAATGAAAAATGTCTAATAGATGAAAAGTCTCACTTAATATTTACTTTTAGCGGTAAGATAAGAGTTCAATATTTATCACAATCATTGGAGAGTTTGGTTAAACTTTTTGTGCacataaatgtataatttttgtattgagTTTTGAAgttaaattaattcaattttccTTCTCAGATTTAAGACAAGTTCATGAGATTGGGAATATAGTCTgacaaaatagaaaattttaggttatgaaaatataaaaaagaaatagtgGTCCTCTTTAGCCCATGTGATGGCCCGAATTTATTGACTTTGAtaagtatattatatttaatcaatGCACTCATATTTTGCTCAAATTATGTACAATCCACTATTAAGTATTGGTGTGCAATGACACTTGCGAGACTATAGTATTTGCGTGCACCAGACTGCTTACACCTGAgtattttattacttatttccacacttaaaaaggattatataaatattacagaTTGCTTAACTCACGAAAtatgtttaaaataaaatagtaatgattgtttgatatatatttttaattgaaaatagtattataaaaatttgagcTGTTTTCcaagaataattattttgaggGGTTTGGTGTCCTGGTATTAGATTATTATTGAGTTTTcaaggaataatatatttttgttaaagtTTATTTGTCTTTTAAGTAATAGCCTATTTTTGTTATGTATGTATTGAAAATTTATGACAAAAAGATATTGcaataaaaagtattaaaaaatttctttaaaaatattattattgatggtaTGCCATCACAATAATTTTAATCTACACATTATATATCAACTTCAATAGTTTTTCAAAGTTATGTTTGCCTAACTCAATTACTTTCACGAgacattattatatgactaaaCCTTTTACTATATAACATGATTATATAATGAATTCATAGTGAGGGTAGTTAATTTACATATAGTAGTCAATAACTTAAATCTGAAATAATTATAACACTTATTACATATTGATGGTACTTTTATCCATTTCCGGCCACCACAGAGCTAGGAAATTTAGGGAAGCAAGATGATATGAACatgaaattttgaaatgaaaCGACGGACAATCAATACCCTTTTAGTCTATTGAAATTATTCGTGTAATAATAAAAAGTGCGAGTTAAAACGTTTATTACATAACATAATATTTCaataatgatattttaatgAGTTCATCgtaataataagataaaaattgaattagatATCATATATACTCTCATGGTATgatttacaaataaaatgttGTGGTCCTCCACGGTATAGTGTGAACACTTTCAGTAAGAAACATTATAATACTTTGATTTGGTATTGGAATCTAGGAATTGGTTTCTTGGTATTCGAAGGTAACTCGGCTGATGATTGACACTTGTCCTACTTTTTTAGTTAGAGGTgaagtaattaatttaaaattaatttactttaattatGTGCAGTGATTATCCGATCCTTCCTTGGTTTTGTTTGTGGCCAggttctttaattaatttattgggtGGATTAAGCAAAAGAAGGAATCCTATCGGTCCACGATATCATGCTTCACGTGGGAGTTGGGCCACTCAGCTAAAGAGTTGAGAGTTCCTAAACCCTATAAATTATGCTTATTGGTTGTATGGGATTTGAGTGACCCATCTTCAGCACATTTACATAATTACATTCACAAAAATGCATATTCAAATACTCCATTTGGTGGATGggcatttttttcttcaaaatgataagaaaacatatttgatatttgatgAAAGAAGGATATATAGGTGGTAAGTGGATAGTTAATATAGTGCAGTAAGAAATCTTGCTTATGTATAATAACCAATAAACAGGACCGTTCCAATAAAATATGGGGTCCTgtgcaatattttaaattggacCCCTTTTTCAAgcaatttgtatatataaataataattgttcaaaaagttgtttcaaaaattaaaaatataaatattgtataaaaaatacatttaaaatttcatcagGAGTATCATCTAAACAACTATGTCAGAATGGTACCTATCATCGTTGTGTacactatcatttaaattttttccaatctCACGATTATCTTGATCTTCTATATGAAGATTAACATCTAATAATTTTTCCTTAGCATCATCTTTTTGCACATCTATTTGAGTttcttttgtaatgaatttttcaagagctctcttttgagattgagttagttgctcaattcttctttttctttttacgcttTTCAAAACCAGATGAATATTTTCTtgaagacataattataaaaccctaaagaaaaaataagaatttatttagaaactctatgaacaaataattaatcaataaacaaacttttgaatatattattcagaaataagaattattaagtcatgtaaataaaacaataaacaaaaattgtgaaatatttagtaattttaattacctttaagagaattgaagaacttaAAAATTTGTGACTTTGTATGATCAAGAAGAATTCTTCAATCCTATCGAACTGCGTTTATCGTCTTACTCGTTTGTGATCCTGTAGTTTATTTGTAAGATTTGTGCAAATAAACATTATGCAACAATTTCGGTAATGACTAATGCTTAATGTTAATGGAATCAAACTAATAA
Coding sequences within it:
- the LOC115996420 gene encoding TRAF-type zinc finger domain-containing protein 1-like, encoding MAAVASDQATSICSHCDRAIPSSNLDLHFAHCSRNLEKCKTCGDMVPKKHAEEHFLTTHAPVSCSLCSETMEREVLDVHKGENCPKRIVTCEYCEFPLPAIDLFKHQEVCGNRTELCHLCSRYIRLCERNAHESRCNGIADNVAESSRNTRAVEREPDIPRRHPNEFSKRRLLFTIAITGIAVLLGSLLFQRKAEHSQLH